From Sediminibacterium sp. TEGAF015, a single genomic window includes:
- the murB gene encoding UDP-N-acetylmuramate dehydrogenase — protein MKKIASNISLQPYNSFGVDAMARYFVPAESQEEIKEIIEWNKTQQQRLLVLGGGSNVLFTHDYDGLVLQNNLKGISKVNEDDNYVYIKAMAGENWHAFVQYCVENKYQGIENLSLIPGNVGASPMQNIGAYGVEIKDVFESLEAMHLPDGELVQFTHAQCQFGYRESIFKQSLRNQFLIISVTYKLRKQPKFTISYGNIEQALEQKGVKELSIEAIANAVIQIRQSKLPDPSKIGNAGSFFKNPVIHQTFYEALQKLYPGIPGFPGSDKFMTKVPAAWLIEQTGWKGFRKGDAGCYPLQPLVLVNYGKATGTDIYALSSEIIESVQEKFGILLEREVNIY, from the coding sequence ATGAAAAAAATAGCATCAAATATTTCTTTGCAACCCTACAATAGCTTTGGGGTTGATGCAATGGCCAGATATTTTGTACCCGCAGAAAGCCAGGAAGAAATAAAGGAAATTATCGAATGGAATAAAACACAACAACAGCGACTACTAGTGTTGGGTGGCGGCAGCAATGTATTGTTTACCCATGATTATGACGGGCTAGTTTTGCAGAATAATTTGAAGGGCATCAGTAAAGTAAACGAAGATGACAACTATGTGTACATTAAAGCAATGGCTGGTGAAAACTGGCATGCTTTTGTGCAGTATTGCGTAGAAAATAAATACCAGGGAATTGAAAATCTGAGCTTGATACCGGGCAATGTGGGCGCATCTCCCATGCAAAATATTGGCGCATATGGTGTAGAAATCAAGGATGTTTTCGAAAGCCTGGAAGCGATGCATTTACCCGACGGCGAACTGGTTCAATTTACGCATGCGCAATGCCAGTTCGGATACCGCGAAAGTATTTTCAAGCAATCCCTTCGCAATCAGTTTCTGATTATTTCGGTAACTTATAAATTAAGGAAACAGCCAAAATTTACCATCAGCTATGGAAATATTGAACAGGCACTGGAGCAAAAGGGTGTAAAGGAATTAAGCATTGAAGCCATTGCAAATGCAGTAATACAGATTCGGCAAAGTAAATTACCAGACCCTAGCAAGATTGGCAATGCCGGCAGCTTTTTTAAAAACCCGGTAATACATCAAACTTTTTACGAAGCACTTCAAAAATTATATCCCGGAATTCCAGGTTTTCCGGGTAGCGATAAGTTTATGACCAAAGTTCCGGCGGCCTGGTTGATTGAACAAACGGGCTGGAAAGGATTTAGAAAAGGAGATGCAGGCTGTTACCCATTGCAACCCCTGGTATTGGTAAATTATGGCAAAGCTACCGGAACTGATATTTATGCTTTGTCCAGTGAAATTATTGAGAGTGTTCAGGAAAAATTCGGAATCCTTTTAGAGAGAGAAGTGAATATTTACTAA
- a CDS encoding lysophospholipid acyltransferase family protein, whose translation MGLIKKGLLFIFSIYALITFIMVMLLVFPFAMLAATAGKIKGGNLVYRCCRVWAQLWYYTIGVVHEEIYEHPHDTSRQYIFVANHISYMDIPPIVLAIHQPIRALGKYEMIKVPVFGWIYKAAVILVNRQNATKRAQSVRALKAAIKNNISIIIFPEGTFNETRQPLKTFFDGAFRIAIETQTPIKPLLLVDTLKRLHYKSLFEMTPGQNRVVYLEEVPVNGLTMEDLPALKDRVYKIMEAGLKRYNSYPTP comes from the coding sequence ATGGGACTAATTAAGAAAGGACTATTATTTATTTTTTCCATTTACGCACTGATCACTTTTATAATGGTAATGCTGCTGGTATTTCCATTTGCCATGCTGGCAGCAACGGCAGGTAAAATTAAAGGGGGGAACTTGGTATACCGTTGCTGCCGTGTATGGGCGCAACTCTGGTATTATACCATTGGCGTAGTTCACGAAGAAATATATGAACACCCGCACGATACAAGCCGGCAGTACATTTTTGTAGCTAATCATATTTCCTATATGGATATCCCTCCTATTGTACTGGCCATTCATCAGCCAATAAGGGCATTAGGAAAATATGAAATGATTAAAGTGCCGGTTTTTGGATGGATATACAAGGCAGCTGTTATTCTGGTGAATAGACAAAACGCCACCAAAAGAGCACAAAGTGTAAGAGCTTTAAAAGCGGCCATCAAAAACAATATCTCAATTATCATTTTCCCTGAAGGTACATTTAATGAAACCAGACAGCCATTGAAAACCTTCTTTGACGGAGCTTTCAGAATTGCCATTGAAACACAGACTCCTATTAAACCCCTATTACTGGTAGACACATTAAAAAGATTGCATTATAAGTCATTATTTGAAATGACCCCTGGCCAAAACAGGGTAGTGTATCTGGAAGAAGTTCCGGTTAATGGACTGACCATGGAAGATTTACCCGCACTGAAAGACCGTGTGTATAAAATCATGGAAGCGGGTTTAAAACGATATAACAGTTATCCAACGCCATAG
- a CDS encoding CCA tRNA nucleotidyltransferase, which produces MMISFTEKEEAVFRQIGTLADQLGMPCYLIGGFVRDKIIGRNTKDADIVCLGDGIELAHLFAAQLDPQPVVAFFKNFGTAQVKWADFEIEFVGARKESYQHSSRKPQVTEGTLADDQNRRDFTINAMAIALNAAEFGNLLDPFNGMDAIQRKCIETPLAPVQTFSDDPLRMLRAIRFATQLNFSIAPETFHAIGENVHRMKIVSQERITDELNKIMMSDKPSIGWDLLFKSGLLKAIFPQMVDLHGAVYIEGKGHKDNFYHTLQVLDNITPHTDSIWLRWAALLHDIGKPATKKFEEGHGWTFHGHEVVGARMVPKIFSKLKLPLHEPMKYVQKLVLLHLRPISLTKENITDSAVRRLLFDAGEDIDDLMKLCAADITSKNKQKVQRYLQNFELVKERMAEVESKDQLRNWQPPISGEMIMEVFGLNPGKQVGILKDAIREAILDGIIPNQLEAAYAFMLEKGSELNLKPVK; this is translated from the coding sequence ATGATGATTTCGTTTACTGAAAAAGAGGAAGCTGTTTTCAGGCAGATAGGTACGCTTGCAGATCAACTGGGGATGCCCTGTTACCTAATTGGTGGATTTGTAAGAGATAAGATAATTGGAAGAAATACCAAGGATGCAGATATTGTTTGTCTGGGAGATGGAATTGAGCTGGCGCATTTATTTGCAGCACAGCTGGATCCTCAGCCAGTTGTTGCATTTTTCAAAAATTTTGGAACTGCACAAGTAAAGTGGGCAGATTTTGAGATTGAATTTGTGGGAGCCCGCAAAGAGAGTTACCAGCATAGTAGCCGGAAGCCACAAGTAACTGAAGGCACTTTGGCCGATGATCAGAACCGAAGGGACTTTACCATCAATGCAATGGCAATTGCCTTGAATGCTGCTGAGTTTGGAAACTTACTGGATCCCTTTAACGGAATGGATGCCATTCAACGGAAATGTATTGAAACACCGCTTGCTCCTGTGCAAACATTTAGTGATGACCCGCTGCGTATGTTGCGTGCCATTCGATTTGCTACCCAACTTAATTTCAGTATAGCGCCGGAAACCTTTCATGCGATAGGAGAGAATGTGCATCGTATGAAAATTGTGAGTCAAGAAAGAATTACGGATGAGTTGAATAAAATAATGATGAGTGATAAACCATCTATTGGATGGGATTTGTTGTTCAAGTCGGGTTTGCTGAAAGCAATCTTTCCGCAAATGGTTGATTTACACGGAGCCGTTTATATTGAGGGGAAGGGGCATAAGGATAATTTTTACCATACCCTGCAGGTGCTGGATAATATTACACCCCATACAGATTCAATTTGGTTACGCTGGGCTGCCCTCTTACACGATATTGGCAAACCTGCTACCAAAAAGTTTGAAGAGGGGCATGGCTGGACCTTTCATGGTCATGAAGTGGTTGGCGCAAGAATGGTTCCTAAAATTTTCTCCAAATTAAAACTGCCATTACATGAACCCATGAAATATGTGCAGAAGCTGGTGCTGCTGCATTTGCGACCAATTAGTTTAACCAAGGAAAATATTACCGATAGTGCCGTAAGAAGGTTGTTGTTTGACGCCGGGGAAGACATTGATGATTTAATGAAACTATGTGCTGCTGATATTACCAGTAAGAATAAGCAGAAAGTACAAAGGTACCTTCAGAATTTTGAGTTGGTAAAAGAGCGAATGGCAGAAGTAGAATCCAAGGATCAGTTGAGAAACTGGCAGCCACCCATTAGTGGGGAAATGATTATGGAGGTATTTGGATTGAATCCGGGTAAACAGGTAGGCATTTTAAAAGATGCGATCAGAGAGGCCATACTGGACGGGATTATTCCGAATCAACTGGAAGCAGCCTATGCTTTTATGTTAGAAAAAGGGTCGGAATTGAACCTGAAACCCGTCAAATAA
- a CDS encoding glycosyltransferase family 9 protein has product MQKLLIIQTAFIGDVVLATGLLESLHEAYPQAQIDVLVRNGNESLFANHPFVHRVLVWQKKQHKYLNLMKLAFSVRKASYDIVFNLQRYAATGWITCFSGAREKIGFNKNPFRFCYSRTLVHSMDTNKGIHEINRNFQLIAHINGVRLKNPVLYPAVSDIEKVLPYQQLPYICIAPSSVWATKQFPKEKWIAFLNALPKELKVYVLGGPGDISLCNEIIEASSTENAINLAGKLNFLASAALMKNALMNYVNDSAPMHFCSSVDAPVTAIYCSTVPGFGYGPLSMHSNIVEVKQALDCRPCGLHGKTACPLGHFNCGFQIEIAQLIATLPALTKQ; this is encoded by the coding sequence ATGCAAAAATTGCTGATTATTCAAACCGCATTTATTGGGGACGTAGTACTGGCAACTGGTTTACTGGAATCACTGCACGAAGCTTATCCTCAGGCTCAGATAGATGTATTGGTAAGAAACGGCAATGAGTCTTTGTTTGCGAACCATCCCTTTGTTCATCGGGTCCTGGTCTGGCAAAAAAAACAGCATAAATACCTGAATCTGATGAAACTGGCATTCAGTGTCAGAAAAGCATCTTATGATATCGTCTTCAATTTGCAACGCTACGCTGCAACTGGCTGGATTACCTGTTTTTCAGGTGCAAGAGAAAAAATCGGGTTCAATAAAAATCCCTTTCGTTTTTGTTACTCGCGAACGCTTGTGCATAGTATGGACACCAACAAGGGGATACACGAAATCAATAGAAATTTTCAATTGATTGCTCATATAAATGGTGTTCGGCTGAAAAATCCCGTTTTGTATCCTGCTGTTTCCGATATAGAAAAAGTGCTTCCCTATCAGCAGCTACCTTATATCTGCATTGCCCCTTCTTCAGTATGGGCAACAAAGCAGTTTCCCAAGGAAAAATGGATTGCGTTTTTGAATGCCCTTCCTAAAGAGCTCAAAGTGTATGTATTAGGCGGACCCGGGGATATTTCGCTTTGTAATGAAATTATTGAAGCAAGCAGTACAGAAAATGCCATTAATCTTGCAGGCAAACTTAATTTTCTGGCTTCGGCTGCACTAATGAAAAATGCTTTGATGAACTATGTAAATGATTCTGCCCCCATGCATTTCTGTTCCTCTGTAGATGCGCCGGTTACCGCCATCTACTGTTCTACGGTTCCAGGATTCGGATATGGACCTTTGAGCATGCATAGTAATATTGTAGAAGTGAAGCAAGCATTGGATTGCAGGCCTTGCGGATTGCACGGTAAAACTGCCTGTCCTCTTGGGCATTTTAATTGTGGATTTCAAATTGAAATAGCACAATTAATTGCCACGCTTCCTGCCCTGACCAAACAATAG
- the priA gene encoding replication restart helicase PriA — MKPLFVEVIIPLALPKNYTWKVPEQFQDSIAPGIRVEVALRKNKRYAGIVKKILTDIPPGLNPAPVLNILDTQPVVHAEQLQLWEWIAGYYMCSEGEVMQAAIPANLKLSSESILQWNEERSLDFSDLSDSEFIVAEALEIKGELKISEVQQLLDTHNTYPIVKKLVEKGVCYVWEELKEKYKQKTETYILLHPKYAKEEQLEQLLNNWSRAPKQMELLLAYLHLKNTIGIVTQPELLKKANASAAQLKGLIEKGILIAEKRNADRLPSLPKLLQLDFSLSTAQDKALKEIRTCFESKSVCLLHGITASGKTQLYMKLIEEQIQLGKQVLYLLPEIALTAQMIRRLQKSLGGHIAIYHSKFNPNERVEIWNKINSGETKVVLGARSALFLPFNNLGMVICDEEHDASYKQQDPAPRYHSRDTAIYYASLFKAKVLLGSATPSIESYYNVEQGKYGLVTLTERYADVALPEIQLIDLKKIPAKERSAKPLSDDLLAAIQQTLNDKKQVILFQNRRGYAPYLLCDTCGWIPHCNHCDVTLTFHKAKQKLSCHYCGTIYPLLQTCHACGSHHFIQKNFGTEKIEELVAEAFPDAVIARMDYDSIRGKHDHDNLIKQFEQHKIDILVGTQMVVKGLDFEKVNLVGIVDADGILNFTDFRVNERAYQLMEQVSGRAGRKDGLGKVLVQVSNLHHPILPFVQQHHYKGLYQFEIANRKEFHYPPFTRLIQVIFKHKDKQIAEEAAKIMKQGLLTGYGQYMNGPSQPIVDRIRNQYLWELLIKLPKDGNTVLSCKKAIQQQMLILHTHQRYRSVHIIPNTDPVY, encoded by the coding sequence ATGAAGCCACTGTTTGTTGAAGTCATTATTCCCCTGGCCCTGCCAAAAAACTATACATGGAAAGTACCTGAACAATTTCAGGATTCCATTGCACCTGGCATTCGGGTAGAAGTGGCTCTAAGAAAAAACAAACGATACGCAGGCATCGTAAAAAAAATACTGACCGATATCCCTCCCGGCTTAAACCCTGCACCGGTTCTGAATATATTGGACACACAACCTGTTGTGCATGCAGAACAATTACAGCTTTGGGAATGGATTGCCGGTTATTATATGTGCTCGGAGGGAGAAGTTATGCAGGCTGCTATTCCTGCCAATTTAAAATTGTCTAGCGAAAGTATTTTACAATGGAACGAGGAAAGAAGTCTTGACTTTAGCGATTTATCTGATTCGGAATTTATAGTTGCTGAAGCATTGGAAATAAAAGGGGAATTAAAAATAAGTGAAGTACAGCAATTACTGGACACACATAATACTTACCCGATTGTAAAAAAACTGGTAGAGAAAGGAGTCTGCTATGTTTGGGAGGAACTCAAAGAAAAATACAAACAAAAAACAGAGACCTATATTCTTTTGCATCCAAAATATGCAAAGGAAGAGCAATTGGAACAACTCTTAAATAACTGGAGCAGGGCCCCTAAACAAATGGAATTGCTGCTGGCTTATTTACATTTAAAAAATACAATTGGTATAGTAACTCAACCTGAGTTACTTAAAAAAGCCAATGCAAGTGCGGCTCAGTTAAAAGGCTTGATTGAGAAAGGAATTCTGATAGCAGAAAAAAGAAATGCAGACAGACTGCCTTCTCTTCCAAAACTTTTACAGCTCGATTTTTCACTTTCGACTGCGCAGGATAAAGCATTGAAGGAAATTCGGACTTGTTTTGAAAGTAAATCCGTGTGTTTGTTACATGGTATTACCGCAAGTGGAAAAACACAGTTGTACATGAAGCTGATTGAAGAGCAGATTCAATTAGGCAAACAGGTATTATACCTGTTACCGGAAATTGCTTTAACCGCTCAGATGATTCGCCGATTACAAAAAAGCCTAGGAGGTCATATAGCCATTTACCACTCCAAATTCAATCCCAACGAAAGGGTTGAAATCTGGAATAAAATCAATTCTGGAGAAACCAAAGTAGTCTTGGGTGCCCGATCTGCTTTGTTTTTACCATTCAATAACCTGGGGATGGTTATATGTGATGAAGAGCACGATGCGTCATATAAACAACAGGATCCTGCACCAAGATACCATAGCCGCGATACTGCCATATATTATGCATCATTGTTCAAGGCAAAGGTTTTACTTGGATCAGCTACCCCTTCTATTGAAAGCTATTATAATGTAGAGCAGGGGAAGTATGGATTGGTAACACTTACTGAGCGTTATGCAGATGTTGCACTTCCTGAAATACAACTGATTGATCTGAAGAAAATACCCGCAAAGGAAAGAAGTGCAAAGCCCTTATCTGATGATTTACTGGCAGCTATTCAGCAAACATTGAACGATAAGAAGCAAGTTATTCTTTTTCAGAACAGAAGAGGCTATGCCCCTTATCTGCTCTGTGATACCTGTGGCTGGATACCGCATTGTAATCACTGTGATGTAACCCTAACTTTTCATAAGGCTAAGCAGAAATTATCCTGTCATTACTGTGGCACCATTTATCCCCTGCTTCAAACCTGTCATGCCTGTGGAAGTCATCATTTTATTCAGAAAAATTTTGGCACAGAGAAAATAGAAGAACTGGTTGCCGAAGCATTTCCGGATGCAGTGATTGCCAGAATGGATTACGATAGTATTCGCGGCAAACACGACCATGATAATCTCATTAAACAATTTGAACAACACAAGATTGACATACTGGTGGGCACACAGATGGTAGTAAAAGGGCTTGATTTTGAAAAAGTAAATTTAGTAGGGATTGTAGACGCAGATGGCATTTTGAATTTTACCGACTTCAGAGTAAATGAAAGAGCCTATCAGCTAATGGAACAAGTTAGTGGAAGAGCGGGCAGAAAAGACGGGCTGGGCAAAGTACTGGTTCAGGTGAGTAACCTCCACCATCCTATATTGCCATTTGTTCAGCAGCATCATTATAAGGGATTGTATCAGTTTGAAATTGCCAACAGAAAGGAATTCCACTACCCTCCTTTTACCAGACTAATTCAGGTAATTTTCAAACATAAAGACAAACAGATTGCAGAAGAAGCAGCCAAGATTATGAAACAAGGATTGCTTACCGGATATGGTCAGTATATGAATGGTCCCTCACAACCAATTGTAGACAGAATCAGGAACCAATATCTTTGGGAACTACTGATTAAGCTACCCAAAGACGGCAACACTGTTTTATCTTGTAAAAAAGCCATACAGCAGCAAATGCTCATCTTGCATACACATCAGCGATACAGATCCGTTCATATTATACCAAATACTGACCCTGTTTATTAA
- the miaA gene encoding tRNA (adenosine(37)-N6)-dimethylallyltransferase MiaA, with protein sequence MKLQMALVKKGRKQPVKQTEMMMVLVEKSKETILKTKPTVYIVAGPTAIGKTAFAIELAKVLDTAIISADSRQCFKELSIGVARPSETELAAVKHYFIADHSIRENLNAAYFEQFALQKTVELLEHHQSVVMVGGTGLYIKAFCEGIDPMPAIDPEIRETIINNYEAKGMIWLQSEIKHRDPAFWAVAEQMNPQRLMRALEVLNATGKSILHFRNATKKERPFRIIKIGLEMPMEVLTKRIHQRVDKMVVAGLFEEAASVIDYRNQTALQTVGYKEVFDYIDGLITKEEAINQIKIHTRQYAKRQMTWFKKDPEFAWYNVGSLSMETILTRVLEG encoded by the coding sequence ATGAAGCTGCAGATGGCTTTGGTGAAGAAGGGGAGGAAGCAGCCAGTGAAGCAGACGGAGATGATGATGGTTTTGGTGGAGAAGAGCAAAGAGACGATTTTGAAGACTAAACCTACCGTATATATTGTTGCCGGTCCAACCGCTATTGGTAAAACCGCATTTGCAATTGAACTGGCCAAGGTTCTAGATACAGCCATCATTTCTGCAGACTCCAGACAATGTTTTAAAGAACTGTCTATTGGAGTAGCAAGACCTAGTGAGACTGAGCTCGCAGCAGTTAAGCATTATTTTATTGCAGACCATTCCATCAGAGAAAATCTGAATGCAGCTTATTTTGAACAATTTGCTTTGCAAAAAACAGTTGAACTGTTGGAGCATCATCAAAGCGTTGTTATGGTTGGTGGAACAGGATTGTACATTAAGGCTTTTTGTGAAGGTATTGATCCAATGCCTGCCATAGATCCGGAAATCCGGGAAACAATTATCAATAACTACGAAGCCAAAGGAATGATTTGGCTGCAATCCGAAATTAAACACAGGGATCCGGCTTTCTGGGCGGTAGCTGAACAAATGAATCCACAGCGATTAATGCGTGCACTGGAAGTATTGAATGCAACAGGGAAATCCATTCTTCATTTCAGAAATGCAACAAAAAAAGAACGTCCATTTCGTATAATCAAAATTGGTTTAGAAATGCCGATGGAAGTATTGACGAAAAGAATTCACCAGCGGGTGGATAAAATGGTTGTAGCTGGGTTGTTTGAAGAAGCTGCATCTGTAATAGACTATCGCAACCAGACTGCTTTGCAGACAGTGGGGTATAAGGAAGTTTTTGATTATATAGATGGGTTAATCACGAAAGAGGAAGCGATAAATCAAATAAAAATTCATACCCGTCAATACGCCAAGCGCCAGATGACCTGGTTTAAAAAAGACCCAGAATTTGCATGGTACAATGTGGGTTCACTGTCAATGGAAACCATACTAACGCGAGTGCTTGAAGGCTAA
- a CDS encoding glutamate synthase subunit beta produces MGKPTGFLEFDRTASVKEPVTSRLKHYKEFVSSLPEESLNQQSARCMNCGVPFCHNGCPLGNVIPEFNDAVYRKNYAEAYEILSSTNNFPEFTGRICPAPCESACVLGINQPPVAIEEIEKHIIEIAFEKGFVQPYKPLYRSGKTVAVIGSGPAGLAAAAQLNYAGHQVTVFERDDKPGGLLRYGIPDFKLEKWVVERRIALLEQEGIQFKCNANVGVNISINDLLREYNAIVLAGGSTIPRDLPIEGRELKGVHFAMDFLKQQNKRVADIALETAPILAKGKHVVVIGGGDTGSDCIGTANRQQAASVTQFELMPKPPESRTPYMPWPQYPFILKTTSSHEEGANREWAIATKKFIGDEEGNLKALVTVNLEWKINEDGKAAGFVEIPGTEKVIPCELALLAMGFVSPQKEGLLEKLEIELDARGNVKATEKSYQTNIQKVFTAGDMRRGQSLVVWAISEGRECAKKVDSFLTGAANIW; encoded by the coding sequence ATGGGTAAACCCACCGGATTTTTAGAATTTGACAGAACGGCTTCAGTAAAAGAACCTGTAACAAGCAGACTAAAGCATTACAAAGAATTTGTTTCTTCCTTACCGGAAGAATCTTTAAATCAGCAGAGTGCCCGTTGTATGAACTGCGGCGTTCCCTTTTGCCATAACGGATGTCCGCTGGGCAATGTAATTCCAGAGTTTAATGACGCCGTTTACCGAAAGAATTATGCGGAAGCATATGAGATACTTTCATCTACCAATAATTTTCCGGAATTCACTGGACGCATATGTCCTGCTCCTTGTGAATCGGCATGTGTGTTAGGAATCAATCAACCTCCGGTTGCCATTGAGGAAATAGAAAAACATATTATAGAAATAGCGTTTGAAAAAGGATTTGTACAACCTTACAAACCCCTGTATCGTTCAGGTAAAACGGTGGCAGTAATTGGATCAGGACCTGCTGGACTGGCAGCAGCCGCACAACTGAACTATGCAGGTCACCAGGTTACTGTTTTTGAAAGAGATGACAAACCTGGCGGATTGTTGCGCTATGGCATTCCCGATTTTAAATTAGAAAAATGGGTGGTAGAAAGGAGGATAGCTTTATTGGAACAGGAAGGCATTCAGTTTAAGTGCAATGCCAATGTTGGTGTCAATATCAGTATCAATGACCTGCTGAGGGAATACAACGCCATTGTGTTGGCAGGAGGCTCCACTATTCCAAGAGACCTGCCCATTGAAGGCAGAGAGTTAAAAGGTGTACATTTTGCTATGGACTTTTTAAAACAACAGAACAAAAGAGTTGCTGATATTGCTTTGGAAACAGCACCTATTCTTGCAAAGGGCAAACACGTAGTGGTAATAGGTGGTGGAGATACAGGAAGTGATTGCATAGGAACAGCCAACCGCCAACAAGCTGCCAGCGTAACCCAGTTTGAACTAATGCCTAAACCACCAGAGAGCAGAACCCCGTATATGCCCTGGCCACAATATCCTTTCATCCTAAAAACAACTTCTTCACATGAAGAAGGAGCCAACAGGGAATGGGCCATTGCCACCAAAAAATTCATTGGTGATGAAGAAGGAAATTTAAAGGCATTGGTTACCGTGAATCTGGAATGGAAAATTAATGAAGATGGAAAAGCAGCAGGTTTTGTAGAAATACCTGGTACAGAAAAAGTAATTCCCTGCGAACTGGCTTTGCTTGCCATGGGATTTGTAAGTCCGCAAAAAGAAGGTTTACTGGAAAAACTAGAAATTGAGTTGGATGCAAGAGGTAATGTAAAGGCAACCGAAAAATCCTACCAGACGAATATTCAAAAAGTATTTACTGCAGGTGATATGCGAAGAGGACAAAGTTTGGTTGTATGGGCCATCAGTGAAGGAAGAGAATGTGCCAAAAAAGTAGATTCCTTTTTAACAGGTGCGGCGAATATTTGGTAA
- a CDS encoding 2,3,4,5-tetrahydropyridine-2,6-dicarboxylate N-succinyltransferase, which yields MPQELILAAWNDRSLLKDAKYSDAVKQVIEAVDKGQLRVASPGEDGWVVNEWVKKAILMYFGVQEMQTWEMPPFEFYDKMLLKKNYKELGVRAVPPATARYGAYIAPNVVLMPSYVNIGAYVDEGTMVDTWATVGSCAQIGKHVHLSGGVGIGGVLEPLQASPVIIEDGCFIGSRCIVVEGVIVEKEAVLGANVVLTQSTKIIDVSGPEPIEMKGRVPARSVVIPGSYTKKFNAGEYQVSCALIIGQRKASTDLKTSLNDALRDFNVSV from the coding sequence ATGCCCCAAGAATTAATATTAGCTGCATGGAATGACAGATCCTTATTAAAGGACGCAAAATACAGCGATGCCGTAAAACAAGTAATTGAAGCAGTTGATAAAGGACAACTAAGAGTTGCCAGCCCGGGAGAGGATGGATGGGTAGTTAATGAGTGGGTAAAAAAAGCCATACTGATGTATTTTGGCGTGCAGGAAATGCAAACCTGGGAAATGCCCCCATTTGAATTCTACGATAAAATGTTGCTGAAGAAAAACTATAAAGAACTAGGCGTAAGAGCCGTTCCTCCTGCAACAGCCAGATACGGAGCTTACATAGCACCTAATGTGGTGTTGATGCCCAGCTATGTAAATATCGGTGCTTATGTAGATGAAGGCACCATGGTAGATACCTGGGCTACTGTTGGCAGTTGTGCCCAGATTGGTAAACATGTTCATTTAAGTGGAGGTGTAGGAATCGGAGGTGTATTGGAGCCACTTCAAGCCAGTCCTGTTATTATTGAAGACGGTTGCTTTATTGGCAGCAGATGTATAGTGGTAGAAGGTGTGATTGTAGAAAAAGAAGCCGTACTAGGTGCCAATGTGGTATTAACCCAGTCTACAAAAATCATTGATGTTAGCGGACCCGAACCCATAGAAATGAAAGGAAGAGTTCCGGCCAGAAGTGTTGTGATACCAGGCAGCTATACCAAAAAATTCAATGCAGGAGAATACCAGGTAAGTTGTGCATTAATCATTGGTCAAAGAAAAGCAAGCACAGACTTAAAAACCAGCTTGAACGACGCTTTGAGAGATTTTAATGTGAGTGTATAA
- a CDS encoding plasmid pRiA4b ORF-3 family protein, whose protein sequence is MAILKFRIYLEEDDAVYRDIVIKHTQYFLDLHFAILKAFEFDTKHQATFYRSNDNWLKGREISFEKYDKAYRAEPLLMAETTIGSEIQDVNQKFIYEYDFAKGWTFLVALISVNKEENAKLTYPSVTRVEGIGPQQYGTKSLLGDKFADIEEKYDLNEAADGFGEEGEEAASEADGDDDGFGGEEQRDDFED, encoded by the coding sequence ATGGCAATTTTAAAATTTAGAATATACCTGGAAGAGGATGATGCAGTTTACAGAGACATCGTGATTAAACATACACAGTATTTTCTTGATTTGCATTTTGCAATTTTAAAAGCATTTGAATTTGATACCAAGCACCAGGCAACTTTTTACAGAAGCAATGACAACTGGTTAAAGGGAAGAGAAATCAGTTTTGAGAAATATGACAAAGCCTATCGTGCAGAACCCCTTTTGATGGCCGAAACAACCATTGGCTCTGAAATTCAGGACGTAAATCAGAAGTTTATTTATGAGTATGATTTTGCTAAAGGCTGGACATTTTTAGTGGCGCTGATTAGTGTAAATAAAGAAGAGAATGCCAAGTTAACCTATCCTTCCGTAACCAGAGTGGAAGGAATTGGCCCTCAACAGTATGGCACCAAGAGTTTGCTAGGAGATAAGTTTGCCGATATAGAAGAGAAATACGACCTGAATGAAGCTGCAGATGGCTTTGGTGAAGAAGGGGAGGAAGCAGCCAGTGAAGCAGACGGAGATGATGATGGTTTTGGTGGAGAAGAGCAAAGAGACGATTTTGAAGACTAA